The stretch of DNA GTCGGCACGCTGGAGAACAAGATCCGGCAGATGGAGTCGCAATTGAAGGAGTCCGAAGAGCGCGCCCGCTGCCTGGAGGATGAGCTGCGCACCAAGGACGAGCTGTGCCAGCGCATGGAGCGCGAAATTGGAGTCATCCCGGAGGGCTTTAGCCTCGCCCACGAGCTCTACGACAGTCCGGCCAAGCGGGTCAAACGAGAGGAGATCAAGGACTTGCAGACCGCAAGCCTGGGACTGGGCTGTGCCCTGCGCGAGGTGGGTAACAGGACACAAGAATGAGGctcataaaatgtaatttccctttttctgACCTCTAGCAACGGAACAGCGCGACAGACTTTAGTTCAAACAGGGAATTCCAGGTGCTGGCATGCAACGTAAAGCAGCTGGCGGACCACATACTCGCTTCCAAGAATCCGTCCGAGGTGAGTACCATGTACCAGTCCTGCCACTCTGATGAGTCGCTCCATGCACGTGGAGATGAAGGTGGTGAagtagcaggaggagcagaaggagaaggaggagatgTGCGTGGTGAGGGTGGAGCTGCTGTTCAAGTGTTGCCGAAACCACAACGCAGGTCTGCCAAAGTTCAGGCAGCACTACGCAGATATCGACGCTTGCACGGTGTCAATTCGAGTGAGAGCAAGACTGAAGAGAAGAGGGACATCAGCGGGCAGATCAGCGAGATGCCAGCTTCCATGGAAGCTTCCAGCGAGCCGCCTGTGTGCATGGAGACTCTCAGCGAGCTTCCTGCTTCCATCGTAGCTCCCAGCGAGCTTCCTGCTTCCATGGAAGCTTCCAGCGAGCCGCCTGTGTGCATGGAGACTCTCAGCGAGCTTCCTGCTTCCATCGTAGCTCCCAGCGAGCTTCCTGCTTCCATGGAAGCTCCCAGTGAGCCTCCTGCTTCCATGGAGACTTTTGGCGAGGTTCCTGCTTCCATGGAGACTCTTGGCGAGGTTCCTACCACCCTGGAATCTTTCTTCGACGTCGATGAGGGCACAAGAGAACTCCATCCAGAGATGGAGCCGAAAGAGAAACTCAATTCAAAGCGACGCAAGCGGAAGAGCCTCAAGCGGTACATCTGCAGTCGCATCTATCGCGGACGAGTGCGCCGCCGTGCCCTGCAGCGGAATCTCTCCAACAACAGTTTCCACTCGATGTCCTCCATTTACACCCTCCATTCGGACACATCGCTCCTGTCCCTGCGTTCACAGCACGCGAGTTGTGTGGAATTGCCACTTGCTAAAGCGTGCTGCGTGTCCATTGTCCAAACGGAGTCGCTGTCCACTTGCGCTCAGGAGGTGCAGGCCGCGCCCGAGACCTCGGAGTGTGACATTCAATGTGAACTTGTGGACGTGGAGcagcgtctgctgctgttgccggaCCGTACACGCAGATTtgtgaagctgctgcagtcggAGGTGCAGGATGTGCCAGGGTTCAGGGCCCGCCTGCTGCATGAGTGGGAGAGCAGCGAGTCCTTTCGCGAAAACATTGAACGGGTGCAGGACCTGTACTGGACGCGGGAGCCCGAGCCCTTGGAGAGCATGAAGGTATTTGTCAGTGCCAAGGGAGGTGTGCGTGACTTGGCTAAGCTGCTCCACCCAAAGGCTTCATTTACGCTAAACAAGATCGAGCAGCGCATCAACGAACGTTTGGTGATGTTCCACTCCAAAAAGGAACTTAGGTGGAGCAGGCAGAAAAGGGCAGAAATGTTGGAAGCTCTAGCAAATGCTGAAAATCAGGAAAGGGCGGAACAGACCGAGGAAGATCAGGAAATGGAGGAACTGGCTGAAAATCAAGCAAATGCTGAAAGTCAGAAAAGTGCGGAACAGGCTGAGGAGAATCAGGAAACGGAGGAACAGGCTGAGGAAGATCAGGAATGGGTGGAACAGGCTGAGGAAAATCAGGAATGGGCGGAACAGGCTGAGGAGAATCAGGAAATGGAGGAACAGGCTGAGGAAGATCAGGAATGGGTGGAACAGGCTGAGGAAAATCAGGAATGGGCGGAACAGGCTGAGGAATATCAGGAAAGATCAGAACAGGCTGAACATCAGGAAGAGGCAGCAAAGAAACCGAATCCCTTAGCACATATTGGCCGACCAAATAATTTATTCGAGTTAATGGGTGTTGGCTTGAGATGTTGATACAAAGTCATTCAATataaaaatcgaaattaaagAGCTGGGATCCGGATTCGTTGTGGGGTGGGAGCTGGCCCAGTGCTTTCTTTCGTATTACAGATTACAACAGATTCGATTCTAGTTACTCTCTTTGCTTTGAAATTCCAAATTTATTTACCCCAAaacattatttataattatggATGAGTTCTACGATTGCCAGACCAGTGAAAGCGAGACAGAGGAGTATGTCGTGGGTTATGCCTATGAGGTGGTACATCAGCCATTCACTCGCTATGCTGGGCCCATCGACAAGCGGGAGGTCCTAGAATGTGCCCTCAAGGCCACAGAGATTCTGTTCAGATTCTACGACGCTCGGTGGCAAGAAATGAAACCGTTGAAGTGATCAGTGCGCCATTTCAGTCGCTGTTCCCACAAATGTCGCAATAAATAAACGATTTCCACTCACTTGTTTTCCCTTAACGATCAGTTTTGCCTAGACTAAAGCTTCATTTGTAGTCCAGCTTTGTTGAAGTTAATTTTCCCATTGAGAGCAGAACACACAGTTGataaaattccaaattttcgctttgcttttcattCCTTCACGATGAATAATTGTACCACGATGAATTGTCCCTGTAAGAGCAGCCAGGGAGAGGTTCACGAATGCTTCTACGACTGCCACAGCGATACGGAGGGGGACGATAAGGTTACCTCTGGTGGGGATGTTTGCAAGGTGGTCGCCCATCAGGAGGATCCTTCGCACATGCGTGCCGTTCTGGAGCGTGCCCTTCACGCCACACAGAACCTGCTCGGTTGCTATGGGTCGCCCGTGGCACCCACTGTACGTAATCCTGCCCCACCCGAGGTGCACTACTATCCAGCCACGCTGGAGGTATCTGTGACCCTCGACTCGGCGCAGTCGTGCCTCTGCCCCAAGTATCGCCGGTGCAGACTACGCGGCGATCCCGTGAAACTCAAGCTCCCCATCGAACTGAATCCAGAGAGCGGTCAAGTGAAGGTGAACATCTTCCAGCCCAGGCCTGTGGTGACGATCAGTGATTGTCGTCGTCAATGTGGCGCCGGCCTTCCCGACGATGCTGGCGACAGGTGCAACACCAAGAAGCGGaggtcctgctcctgcgtACGTAAAGTTCGCTGGTGCCAGGAGGAGCCAAGAGAAGGCTGAATGTTTGTAGTGGAAAATGTATTGATAGGCTATCGATCGATTGATTATACAAAAGGGGCTCCTACCTAACGATAAATGTTTTATTCCTAGCATAATTTAGCGACAAACAAAGCAATCGTGTCGGAGTTAGTTGCTTCAAACTGTCATTCAGTTTAGTTTTTGGGTCATTCTTTTAGTTTTCGTTGAGTAGGCAACAccataaatacaatacacaATAAAATTTTCATGTAAGTCTGGAAATTTTGTTTGGAATAATCAGTTCGAACCGTTCGTGCGCCATGGATGAGGATCAGTTGGAGCGAATcgtggccagggccaggctgGGCGCTGGTCCCATACGACAGATGTTCATGCGACACTTTGTTTCGGGCGGCACAGAGCAGGATGCCTTCTTCGACTGCCAGAGCTTCAGCGAGGACTGTGAGAGCCgccgggagcgggagcggggcGTGGGCCACGACTCGGACGCCATGCGCTGTGCCCTGGAACGGACCGCCACAAACATCCAAATGATGTTGAACAGCCTGGATGAGATGTCGCCTCCGAATCGGCCCATCGGCTTCACCCTGGAGATAACCACCGCCCTGGCGGTCAACGATGACCAGCGACCGGGCGCAAGCGGACGCATCACTGGCCAACCGGTGACCGTGCACATGCCCCTGCAATTCGATCCGCGCACCAGACAATTGACCTCCAAGTgccaggggcagcagcagcaccagatgCAGGCCTCCATTTGTGGCAGCAGAGCCCCCAGTCCGACGAGACATGGCACAGGTAAATCCGCAGGCGAGAAGTTCTACGCCTGCGAGCCCAGTGCTGCCGCAGACAGAATTGTCAGCGAACGGTACATGACGTGCGACTCGTGCagcacatgccacacagacagcGAACAGTTCTGCGCCTTCGATCCGGATCTCTCCTACGTGGGCAGCTGTGGCGACACCACATCCCGCGTGGTCACCCAGTGCCGCTGCAAGACACACACCTGCTGGTTCGAGCAGGACTCGCGGGAGGTCATCTCGATAACAGCCATACCCTGCGCGAAACCGTGTcccatgccagtgccagagccggAACCACCCAAAGAAGCGCCCGCACCGCCAGCGCCAGTGGTTGTGCCACCGCCAGAACCATTCCCCCCTTTGCTGCAGGAGTACGAGACGGAGTCGGAGTCGTCTGTGAGGCCAGAATCGGAAACTGAAGACATTTCGGAGACAGCATCCATCGAAACCTTGACAccagcgccgccgccgccacccgaACCAGCGCCAAAGACTGAGGCGCCGCAGCCAGAGCCGGCGCCTGAGCTGCCGGCGGGGAAGCGTTACTATCTGGCACGGCCGCAGCACAAGGAGTTCTCCAATTGCTCGCCGTGCCGCTACGATCCCAGCCCCATTGTGGACGATGAGGGGAATGTGTTCTGTCCGGGCCACTGCGGGTGCTGCCAGTGTGCCTGGAAGCCGCGCAACTTCGACGAAAATGTCGAGCACACACAGGTGAAGGTGTGTCGCTGCATCACGCGCGGCACCATCTTCACCAGCTTCGCGGACAGGGAGACCTGCAGCACGACCTCCTCGTTTGACTTGTGTCCGTGCCGGGAGAAGGCGGAGGCAAAGTTCCTCGAGCTGTACCACTGCGAGATGTGGTCGGAGCCGGAGATGATCCGGGGACGCGAGGTGCAGCTGGCGGAAATCAAGGAACTACTCACACCCTATCCGCACACCAAACGCCTCTCCAATGCTGCGCTAAAAGAAGAATAAAGTGTTCGCCAAACAATCCAATAGAAAAATCTAACCggtctcttttttctttctcctgTCTCGTCCGCAGATTACCCAGCTCTGACGTACTTGCAGGACGAGTGCCGATGCCGCAACAACAcctgcaacaacaaccgcTCCCGCCCCCAGGATATCCAGACCGACCAATCGTACCTACAGAAGCACAGACAGCAGTCGCCAGTGAGCCTGAGCTgcccagcaggaggagcagggacAGGCTATCACAGGCCATCCCAGACGGAGACCTCGTATCTGCGCGACCACAAGAAACCACAGTTTAAAGATGCCCAGGACAACCAATCAGAGGGTAACCACAGCAGCCAGGACTCGCAGACGGAGTCCTCCTACGTGAACGATCAATACAAACGGCAGCGGGACAAGCTCACGCAGGAGCGGACATCACAGACCCAAATGCTGCATCCCACACAGCTCATGCCATGCGATAATCAACAGGATGGTAACGAAACGATCTACACTACGGCAAGCAATCCAAACAGCAATCGCGGGCCATGTCCATGCAATTCGAGTGCCACAACATCGGAGTTCTACCACACGCCCTGCCAGAGCACAGTTCAATCCacgcggcatgcggcatgtggcTGCAGTCTGCATAATTATTTGCCCAGATCAGAGATGGACAACAGGCCGCCGTTTGCCTGTGATCCGCGACCCATGACCTGCCACGATTGCCTCTGTGGCGGCCAGCATCAGAGCGATTTGCCGCCCTGGACACCGAATCCGAATGCCCAGCATATAGCCGTGTCGAGTGCGGAGAACAGCTGCGGCTGTCCGTGGGCAGCGAACAACGAGGAGGATACCTCGTACCAGAGTGCGGCCACCACTTGCTTCACTCAGAACTCAGAATCCAAGGCCACGACACTGGCACTACACGGGAATCCTTGTTCAACGGCAACCAGTGCTTGTCCCATTACGAGCACCATCGACTTATGCCTGTCGAAGGGTTCATCCAAGGGCTTCAAGAGCTTCACTACGTGGGTTGATAGAGCGGATACATGCGCGAATAGTGCTTGTCCTGTCACCAGCACCATTGGTATGTGCTCCTCGACAGCACTGGCTGAGTCTGCAACAACCAAGGAAGTCAGTAATATCATGATTTGTGGCACCAAAACGGATTCTAGCAATGATGCCATATGCACTTCGAATACTTTTGCAGGTGCCTGCCCATCGAAGACCATTTTAGATCCTTGCTCATCGAAGTCTCTGCCAGATCCTTGTGCACCAAAGTTCATTGCAGATCCCTGTTCATTGAAGTCTCTGCCAGATGCTTGTGCATCCAAAGCCTTTGCAGATCCTTGCTCATTGAAGTCTCTGCCAGATCCCTGTTCATTGAAGTCTTTGCCAGATCCTTGTGCATCAAAGTCCATTGCAGATCCCTGTTCATCGAAGTCTCTGCCAGATCCTTGTGCATCAAAGTCCATTGCAGATCCCTGTTCATTGAAGTCTCTGCCAGATGCTTGTGCATCCAAAGCCTTTGCAGATACTTACCCATCGAAGGTCGACACAAATCCTTGTTCATCCCGTGGCTTTGCTGATCCCACCTCATCGAAGGCGCTCTTTAATTCGTGTATATCCAAGGCAGTTTCGAATCATTGCCATGCAGATCCCAGCTCCACAAATGCCATGGCATTCCACATGGACACGCGGGTCATTGAAGCAACTTGTGGCACCCAAACCAGCGTGCTGCCTCTGGTTGGAACTTCGGGCAATTTGGAGGCCGAAGGTTCAGACGTGAGCAACCAAGAGAACAGCTACACGACCTCCGGCACACAAGGATTACCACCGGCGTTTGGGTGTGATGATCAGACCTCGGGCACCTCTCGATCGCGCTCCGTCGTCAACAAGATCACCTGTTTGTGCTCCTCGGACCAGAAATCGATCTACAACAACCGCTTCGAGAAGGGTCCACGAGAAGAGGGCCACGTCCAGTACGGGGATGAGCTCATGCGGGAGAATTCCGATCATTGCAACATTTGTGAGGTGTGTCCACCGCCCCACGATCCCATGCAGTCCATTGGCAGCTCTGTGCGCGGTGCAGCACCCGCCAAGCCACTGTCCATCAAGTGCGACAAGTCCACGTGCACGTGCACCTCCCGGTGCCGGTCCAAGGGCAAAATGAAGAGCCAATCGAAGCAACAGTCCCGCCACGCGCCGCAGAGCTCCAAGCAGGTGTTCCTGGAGGATCAGGACGTGTTTCGCGACTGCGCCTCGTTCAACTCCAACGTCAAGTCTGTCAAGTCGAAGAGCAGCCGCAGATTGTCCTACGCTGATGCTTCATCATCGCTGCCGATCATCACCAGCTGCTACAGCAAGGCCCAAGGTGCGCCTAACACGACGGCTGTGTGTCCGTGCGGCGTCTGTGGTTTGTCACAGATTGACTGCAAGCACTCCAGGATCGACACATCTGGAACGTGCATCGGCGTTTGCGGCCAGGACAATGAGGAGGCGGCACTGTGGAGCTGTTACGAGCCATCCATTCAGATGAAGAGCCGCAGCGACGCCCAATGCATGGAGATAAAGAGCAGCAACGACGCCCAATCCATGGAGATGAAGAGCTGCTACGAACCATCATTGGACAAGCAGAGCGAGTCCGGCTACTTTCGCTCGCCGGACACATCGGCCTACACCGAGTACACGGATGCCCCCTGCaaggaggtggtggtggaaaGCCGCAAGGAGCGCATCATGGACATGGTGCAGCAGCTGAGCGATGCCGCTGACTGTGACTGCAACGAGGATCGTCCGGCCATGATACAGAATCTGTTTCGGGAGCTGGCCCTCATGCTGCGCATGGAGGAGGAGCGTGCCGTCGCCCCGCAGGACGAAATAAAGACACAAAAGCCTACCTTCGAGGAGTGCTGCGCCATCCAGCAGCAGTGCGACCCCCAGCCAGTCGACGAGAATGTCAAAGGCACAAAGGAACGGCGCCGCATTGAGTGCTTCGAGACGCTGGACGATGCCGTGCGCAAGTGCTTCATGAAACAGGAAACCAAACAGCTGCCAGAGGTGGAGATCTATGCACTCGAAGAGGACTCGGATTCGGATAGAGAAGATGCCTGTGCCCGGTGGCTGCCTTCTGCGGAATCAACCATATTCAAGGATGTGGAAGGTCAGGGATGCGGCAACGATGACGAGTTCCTGGACCCGAATAGCCAACGCCATCTCCTCGAACAGATGACAAAGCTAGTGAGGGAACCCAGTCCTGAAGAGTGTGACATGTGTGTGGAGATCTTGCATCAAGTTGTAGAGCCCTGCCGCAGTTACGATCGCAATAAATTCGATGGCGATTCATGTGACAAAATGGCGGAACCCCAAACCCCGCCCAAGGAGGCTAAAGTGATGCCTTCGAATATCAAAGTGGTGCCGGATAAAGTGGCACCCAAAGTGCCTTCGAATATCAAAGTGGAGCCGGATAAAGTGGTTCCCTGTGCCTCTCAAGATAAAACTTTGGCCAAACTAGACAAAGGCAATTCCGACGAATATTGCCCTCCACAGTATCAAAGCTCAAAGATTGAGCCCTGCCCAACGATTACGCCAGCACCCAGTCAAGTGCCCAGTGCCATGAAGACAGAGGTCTGTGTGACGGTGGAGAATTACAAACAGACGGAATCCAGCACCTCTGTGGATAAAGGCAAGAAGATCGAAAGCAAGCAGGAATCGTGCACCTCTGTGGATAAAGCCAAGAAGATCGATAGCAAGCAGGAGCTCTGTGCCACGGATTTGGGCAATCTCCTGCCCGATGGACCACTAAGTCCAGAGGCACGCCAGCTGTGCGAGAAGCTGCTGCGCCAGGCCCTGGTGGACTGTGGTGCCTGTGATAAGCTGGCACCATCTCAGTCGTGTCAGAGCTCAGAGGTGGCAGCCAGATCATATGAAGACCCAAAAGGAGCAGGGCACTGCCAGTGCTGTCATTGTCGTGCCCTCAAGTCCGAAAGAGAATGCAGAACCGTGTCCAAGACTCTGCGTGCGGCCATGTGCGATCCAGCTTGTGAAATGGTAAGTGAGGGAGAAAAACCCGCCACTAGATGTTTCCATTGATgcttacaatttattttagaaaTACTTTATCGACTCTATGATTGTGGACTTGGAGGTCATGGACCATGTGCTGgacaacaaaaaggcaaaggccaaggtaagcagcaacaaatgattgatttttgagtacaaaatatatttcaaacaatattttgtagGATGTAAGGGCAAATTGCTTGGGCAATGCGCTGGGAGCAGGCTTCCCCGTGACCATCAGCGCTGTCTCCAGTTTGGGCTGCACCGCTCTCTACATCAAATGGGATGTGCAGGACTGTGCCGGCATTGCCGGATACGAGGTGAGACAATGCCTTACTAtttcacacaacaaaaatcgtATCTAATTTGGGCTTTCCTCTATGCAGATTTACGTGGATGGAAATTTAAGGAGTCGCCTTTACAGCTACCGACACGAGGCAGCTGTGGTGGGATGTGTGGACGTCACAAAGGGACATCAGATTGTGCTGCGGGCCCAGGCAATAGGCCAGGACTTTCCAGGCGATGATCTGCCCGTGGGCAACTGCAAAACGGTGGTACATACCAGCCATCCGGAGATGTTGGTCGGAGCCAAGAGACCCTGGTCGCCCAGCATCTACTTCTATGATCCCAGCATGGGCATCAGGCAGGCGCCAGGCGCCAGGCGCGAGGCGAGCTAGTCAAACATAAATCAGATATCACAATGGGTTGGGGAGCAGCAATGGTTGACTCCCCACACGATCCCACATGCGCATCAAATTTTTAGCTTGTACATATAGGATTTACTTACATGAGAGATATTTTGTTCAGAGTTGTTTTGTTATGTAGATCCCCGcgcaaaaaagagaagggagAGGCGTGTAGACCCTTTGCGCTTAAGGAATTGATTTGATTGGACTAGAATTGTATTTGTAGTGCTTTAAATAGTGCCTTAAATTATAATCGTATTTATTAagcagaaagagcgagagagagcaatgcATTGTACATGAATCGATAGAATTGATAGTACCCTAAGATACCCTTCGGGGGCCCTTCACACGTTAGTTGACACAACACCAAAAtcattttgaataaaaaacCCAAGAATCTCAATGTTAGAGATGCCAATAAAATCGTTCAAATGTTTGTAATTTAAAGATGAAGCggataaaaaaaagagaggtgTTGCCGCATGATGCGTGATCATTTTGATCGTTTGATgagccaaatgccaaaaaataaaagtccCAAATTAGAGCACAAAATCCACTTCTGTCGTTAAAACTTGTTTCAAGTTTTCATCACCATGCCTggagaaaattgaaattgatttatagCTCCATAAGAACTAtctacaaaatatttgttttaaaatctCTAAATTATACAGTCGCAAAATGTCCGAGTCGGTGGAGGAATGTAGTCATCGCATCATCGCTGGAGGAGGTGGTACAGGTGGCGATGGCGGAAAGGGTGGTGGGCAaggcggtggtggcggaggcggcgggCGTGGCGGAAAGGGTGGTGAtggaggagaaaaaaaagacgatcaaaaaaccaaagaagacGAAAAAGAAACTCTAGAAAAGGATGAGAATAAGAATGAGAAGGGAAACAATCCGAGCTGTGGAAAAGACGGCGAAGATGGCGGATCAGGAAGGGGTGGAAAAGGAGGCGATGGAGGATGCAAAAGAGGAGCAAAATccgaagaaaaaagaaaaaaataaagaatgaaAGCAAcgaatttttattaaatatgaaatacaatttatttgccattatATGCCAcgaaaaaaggaaggaaaaaagaTGAGTACTGCCTGCTAACTAAGAATCACAATATTTGATGAACTAAATCCCTAAATGTCCGAAATGAGAGCATAAAATCCACTTATGCTATGAACCTTTTAGTAAATATTTCATCATCAAGCTTggagaaaattgaatttagtttaaaaattcattagcatttcacacaaaatataagtCTCAAAATATCTAAATTTTACAGTAACAAAATGTCCGCATCGGCAGAGGAAAGTAGTCATCGCGTCGTCGCTGGAGGCAATCGAACAGGAGCCAATGGTGGAAAGGATGGTGATGGAGGAGGAAAAAAAGTTgataaaaaaaagacaaaagaatCCAAAGAAGAtgacaaaaagagaaataatcAAATGTGTGTAAAAGACGGTGAAAATGGATGCAAAAGAAGGGAAAAGTCtgatgaaaaagaaaagaagaactAAAACGAAAACTTCAATGGAAAATTACACAAAAGAAATCAGCAAAGAAGTCGGGGCAAAGGGCAAAGCTCACCAAACAGAACAAacgaatatttaatttttatcaaatatttcGCACAATTTATTAACCATTATAAATTAGTTATAGGCAGAAAAACGGCTCTCCAAattatcaaatatatatttgcagCTCTGATCATCATAGGCGGGTTCAATCAGTTCGGCCTCGACGCTAGCCAAGATCAGGAATTTCGCTTGTGGAGTCTATGGGAGAATAACCCAAAAATGTAACAGTGCTTGAGAGCAAGGAAAGTGGAGTAGGGACTTACATCCTTGAGTTCGTTGTGCTTCCAGAGATCCTTGTCCTCCAGATAGGTGCGCATAAGGATGCGCCACTGCCAATAGTTTTTACAGCCGTGCAGTTTGGGGATGGCCCTGTAATCCAGTTCAATGTGGCCCATTCTGTTCCGCTTTGGCAAACGCACTGATTAGAAATGGAACATTGGTCACCGTTGTTGCTGATATGAAAGCtctgaaagagagagcgacaagctggaaaagagagcgagctttTGCTATCTGCAAAACAGCTCTACAGGGGTTTTACTTTCAAGattaataaacatttgcaAACAGCTTTAGGGGGGGTTTTGTTTATAGATTGAACGGAATGTGTCATGTTGCCAAGTTCAAGTGCTAAATTGTTAACCAttctgtgtggcagtgggtgCAGGGGCTGCTTGAGGGTTGAGTGTCTGTTTGCAGGGGCGTCCAACCGCGGCAAGTgtcaaaaccaaaaatcgaCATCAAATTGTTACCAATTAAACCATTAAGTTATtacaatcaaattaaatggcaCACTGAATATAGAGCACCCACAAATATGTGTCGCATAACAATGGGAATTTAGAGCTGAATGAAATTATCGAGCTGTCCACACGGCGATTCAAAAGTTAATTCGTTTAATATTtcacacacatacgagtacgaTTATTTCTCAATGGAGTTCTCGTATGAAGTTTTTCACTGGTGTTGGCTCTCATTGGGTTTTTGTCCAAGTGAGGCATATCGACTTGAACATGGGCTTTGTatttattaatcattttacTCAGTTTTCCCCCTGCGGTTACTCGAACTCCACACTTGTAATTATGGTTGGAAATTTCATTACTATGTAAACATATTTCTAGAGTAATTTTGtattcgttttttgttgttgttgccatctGCCAACAATTTACGCCctaatttgctttttatgatTGCTTTTTGTGGCTCTCTGTGCAGTTTGTTGGAAAATCCCTGAGCTGAGGAGGCCATTCGTCAGGCAATTTATTGTGGGGGCGAACAGAACCACAACCAGTATGAAACCCCAGACCCTATATAGTTAGGCGCAGTATTGGTGACTCGT from Drosophila subobscura isolate 14011-0131.10 chromosome O, UCBerk_Dsub_1.0, whole genome shotgun sequence encodes:
- the LOC117899487 gene encoding uncharacterized protein LOC117899487 isoform X2, translated to MDEDQLERIVARARLGAGPIRQMFMRHFVSGGTEQDAFFDCQSFSEDCESRRERERGVGHDSDAMRCALERTATNIQMMLNSLDEMSPPNRPIGFTLEITTALAVNDDQRPGASGRITGQPVTVHMPLQFDPRTRQLTSKCQGQQQHQMQASICGSRAPSPTRHGTDYPALTYLQDECRCRNNTCNNNRSRPQDIQTDQSYLQKHRQQSPVSLSCPAGGAGTGYHRPSQTETSYLRDHKKPQFKDAQDNQSEGNHSSQDSQTESSYVNDQYKRQRDKLTQERTSQTQMLHPTQLMPCDNQQDGNETIYTTASNPNSNRGPCPCNSSATTSEFYHTPCQSTVQSTRHAACGCSLHNYLPRSEMDNRPPFACDPRPMTCHDCLCGGQHQSDLPPWTPNPNAQHIAVSSAENSCGCPWAANNEEDTSYQSAATTCFTQNSESKATTLALHGNPCSTATSACPITSTIDLCLSKGSSKGFKSFTTWVDRADTCANSACPVTSTIGMCSSTALAESATTKEVSNIMICGTKTDSSNDAICTSNTFAGACPSKTILDPCSSKSLPDPCAPKFIADPCSLKSLPDACASKAFADPCSLKSLPDPCSLKSLPDPCASKSIADPCSSKSLPDPCASKSIADPCSLKSLPDACASKAFADTYPSKVDTNPCSSRGFADPTSSKALFNSCISKAVSNHCHADPSSTNAMAFHMDTRVIEATCGTQTSVLPLVGTSGNLEAEGSDVSNQENSYTTSGTQGLPPAFGCDDQTSGTSRSRSVVNKITCLCSSDQKSIYNNRFEKGPREEGHVQYGDELMRENSDHCNICEVCPPPHDPMQSIGSSVRGAAPAKPLSIKCDKSTCTCTSRCRSKGKMKSQSKQQSRHAPQSSKQVFLEDQDVFRDCASFNSNVKSVKSKSSRRLSYADASSSLPIITSCYSKAQGAPNTTAVCPCGVCGLSQIDCKHSRIDTSGTCIGVCGQDNEEAALWSCYEPSIQMKSSNDAQSMEMKSCYEPSLDKQSESGYFRSPDTSAYTEYTDAPCKEVVVESRKERIMDMVQQLSDAADCDCNEDRPAMIQNLFRELALMLRMEEERAVAPQDEIKTQKPTFEECCAIQQQCDPQPVDENVKGTKERRRIECFETLDDAVRKCFMKQETKQLPEVEIYALEEDSDSDREDACARWLPSAESTIFKDVEGQGCGNDDEFLDPNSQRHLLEQMTKLVREPSPEECDMCVEILHQVVEPCRSYDRNKFDGDSCDKMAEPQTPPKEAKVMPSNIKVVPDKVAPKVPSNIKVEPDKVVPCASQDKTLAKLDKGNSDEYCPPQYQSSKIEPCPTITPAPSQVPSAMKTEVCVTVENYKQTESSTSVDKGKKIESKQESCTSVDKAKKIDSKQELCATDLGNLLPDGPLSPEARQLCEKLLRQALVDCGACDKLAPSQSCQSSEVAARSYEDPKGAGHCQCCHCRALKSERECRTVSKTLRAAMCDPACEMKYFIDSMIVDLEVMDHVLDNKKAKAKDVRANCLGNALGAGFPVTISAVSSLGCTALYIKWDVQDCAGIAGYEIYVDGNLRSRLYSYRHEAAVVGCVDVTKGHQIVLRAQAIGQDFPGDDLPVGNCKTVVHTSHPEMLVGAKRPWSPSIYFYDPSMGIRQAPGARREAS